The window CCGCCGCTCGATGAGGCCTACCAGGCCATCGAGCACCAGCGCGAAGGCAGTGAGCACCACGATCCCGGCGAACACCGTGTTCACGTCGAAGGTGCCCTCGGCCTGCAGGATCAGGTAGCCCACGCCGCGCGCAGAGCCCAGATATTCGCCCACCACGGCGCCGACGAACGCCAGTCCCACGGACGTGTGCAGGCTGGAGAAGACCCAGCTGGTCGCGCTCGGCAGGTAGACCGTGCGCAGCAGCTGCCGCCGGCTGGCACCGAGCATGCGCGCGTTGGCCAGCACCACCGGGCTGACCTCGCGCACGCCCTGGTAGACATTGAAGAACACGATGAAGAACACCAGCGTGACCGCCAGGGCCACCTTGCTCCAGATCCCGAGCCCGAACCACAGCGCGAAGATGGGTGCCAGGATCACGCGAGGCATCGAGTTCGCGGCCTTGATGTAGGGGTCGAGAATCATGCTCGCAGTGGGCGCAAGCGCGAGCCACAGCCCGCAGGCCAGGCCCAGCAGGGTGCCGATGCCGAAGGCCAGTACGGTCTCGAGCAGCGTCACGCCGAGATGCAGGTAGATGTCGGCGCGGCCGGAAAGGCCGTCCGGAAAGAGCGCGTTGGGTGCGATCTCGATCGGCAGGAACCAGCTCCAGATGCGTCCCGCCACCTTGACCGGTTCGCCGAGGAAGAAGGCGGCCTGCGTATCGCGCGACACCAGATGCCACAGCACCAGCAACACGACCAGCAGCGCAAGCTGCCAAGCGCGCGCGTTCGCTTCGTTCGGCCGCAGCCTCATCAGGCGGCCTTCTTCAATTGCTGCGCATAGCCCTTGAGCACCTCGTCGCGCAGCACGCCCCAGATCTGCGTGTGCAGCTCGACGAAACGCGGATGCGTGCGCACCTCGGCCACGTCGCGCGGGCGCGCGAGGTCGATGACGAACTCGCCGATCGGATGGGTTGCGGGGCCGGCCGAGAGCACCACCACGCGGTCGCTCATCGCGATCGCCTCGTCGAGGTCATGGGTGATGAAGAGCACCGCTTTTCGTCCGTGTTGGCCCCCGGGCGCTTCGCGCCCACCCCCCGAGGGGGTGAGCACCGGCCTTGGGGCGGCCCGGCGCCCGGTGCTCTGGGCTGCCCACAGCTCCAGCACCTCGTTCTCCATCAGCTGCCGCGTCTGCACGTCGAGTGCGCTGAAGGGTTCGTCCATCAGGATGATGTCCGGATCCAGTGCGAGCACCTGGGCCAACGCGGCGCGCTTGCGCATGCCGCCCGAGAGCTCGTGCGGATAGCGGTCGCCGAAGCCCGTCAGCCCTACGCGCGCCAACCACTGTTCGGCGAGCGCCCTCGCCTCCGCGTCCGGCATGCCCCGGTACTGCAGGCCCAGCATCACGTTGCCCAGCGCACTTCGCCAGGGCATCAATGCCTCGGTCTGGAACATGTAGCCCGCGCGCGTGTTGATGCCCGAAAGGTTCTCTCCGAAGACCTTTACCGCTCCCGAGGACGGCTCGAGAAGGCCGGCGCCGACATTGAGCAGCGTCGACTTGCCGCACCCGGTGGGCCCGACCACCGAGACGAACTCGCCCGCGCGCACGCGCAGCGACGTGCCGGCCACCGCGGTATACCGTTTGCCGCGCTCGTCCTTCGAGCGGAAGGTGCAGCTGATGTCGAGCAGTTCGAGCGCGTGGTCGGAGTCAGCGGACATGGCAGGAAAAAAAGACCCGGCCGCAGCCGGGTCGCGAAAGCGGCAACTCAGGCTTTGAAGCGGTCCTTCGCGCGTCGCGCGAAATCGTTGGTGTAGGTCTTGGCCAGGTCGATCTTGTCCGCCTTCACCGACGGGTCGAAGCTGGCGATCGCGGCCAGCGCGGTCTTGGGGCCCTCGGCAGGGACGATGCCGTCGGTCGCGATGGCCTCGCGCACCTTGTCAAAGGAGGCCAGGTAGAGAGCGCGGTCGCCCAGCAGGTAGGTCTCGGGCACCGTCTTGATGATGTCGCCCGGTCCTGCGGTCTGCAGCCACTTGAGGCCATGCACGATCGCGTTGGCCAGCGCCTGGCAAGTGTTGGGATTCTTCTGGATGAACTCGGAAGGCGCGTAGAGGCACGCCGCCGGCATCGGTCCGCCGAACACCTCCTGCGTGCCCTTCAGGGTGCGCGTGTCGCTGATGATCTTCACGTCGCCCTTCTGCTCGAGCATCGTCATCACCGGGTCGGTGTTGCTGATGGCGTCGATCTGGCCCGAGCGCAGTGCCGTCAGCGCGCCGGCCGCCACCCCGACGCCGATGAAGCTCACGTCGCTCGCCTTGAGTCCGCCGCGGGATAGCACCAGGTTGGCCACCATGTTGGTGGATGAGCCCGGCGCCGAAACGCCGATCTTCCTGCCCTTGAGATCGCCGATGCCCTTGTACCCCGCCATGTTCTTGGTAGACACGCCGATGGCGATCTGCGGCGCGCGGCCCTGCAGCACGAAGGACTGGAAGACCTGGTTCTTCGACTGCAGGTTGATGGTGTGTTCGTAGGCGCCCGAGCAGATGTCGGCCGAGCCGCCCACGACCGCCTGCAACGCGCGCGCGCCGCCGGCGAAATCGGAGATCTCGACATCGAGACCCTCGGCCTTGAAGTAGCCCAACTGCTCGGAGATGGTCAGCGGCAGGTAGTAGAAAGCCGCCTTGCCGCCGACCGCGATGGAAATCTTCGGCTTCTCGATCTTTGCTTGCGCACGTACCCACAGCGGCACGGCAATGGATGCGGCACCCAGGGTCGCGGCGACAGTAAAGCT is drawn from Variovorax sp. PBS-H4 and contains these coding sequences:
- a CDS encoding ABC transporter permease; translated protein: MRLRPNEANARAWQLALLVVLLVLWHLVSRDTQAAFFLGEPVKVAGRIWSWFLPIEIAPNALFPDGLSGRADIYLHLGVTLLETVLAFGIGTLLGLACGLWLALAPTASMILDPYIKAANSMPRVILAPIFALWFGLGIWSKVALAVTLVFFIVFFNVYQGVREVSPVVLANARMLGASRRQLLRTVYLPSATSWVFSSLHTSVGLAFVGAVVGEYLGSARGVGYLILQAEGTFDVNTVFAGIVVLTAFALVLDGLVGLIERRLMKWQPKSGETEKL
- a CDS encoding ABC transporter ATP-binding protein, whose translation is MSADSDHALELLDISCTFRSKDERGKRYTAVAGTSLRVRAGEFVSVVGPTGCGKSTLLNVGAGLLEPSSGAVKVFGENLSGINTRAGYMFQTEALMPWRSALGNVMLGLQYRGMPDAEARALAEQWLARVGLTGFGDRYPHELSGGMRKRAALAQVLALDPDIILMDEPFSALDVQTRQLMENEVLELWAAQSTGRRAAPRPVLTPSGGGREAPGGQHGRKAVLFITHDLDEAIAMSDRVVVLSAGPATHPIGEFVIDLARPRDVAEVRTHPRFVELHTQIWGVLRDEVLKGYAQQLKKAA
- a CDS encoding ABC transporter substrate-binding protein, which translates into the protein MLHRRSFTVAATLGAASIAVPLWVRAQAKIEKPKISIAVGGKAAFYYLPLTISEQLGYFKAEGLDVEISDFAGGARALQAVVGGSADICSGAYEHTINLQSKNQVFQSFVLQGRAPQIAIGVSTKNMAGYKGIGDLKGRKIGVSAPGSSTNMVANLVLSRGGLKASDVSFIGVGVAAGALTALRSGQIDAISNTDPVMTMLEQKGDVKIISDTRTLKGTQEVFGGPMPAACLYAPSEFIQKNPNTCQALANAIVHGLKWLQTAGPGDIIKTVPETYLLGDRALYLASFDKVREAIATDGIVPAEGPKTALAAIASFDPSVKADKIDLAKTYTNDFARRAKDRFKA